The Williamsia sp. DF01-3 genome has a window encoding:
- a CDS encoding MlaD family protein, with protein sequence MFVDTTGRNPSVTQYFLRGVAFVVALVLILFVLMLRHQGTFEEKLEVTATLDDVGDGLTSQADVRYNGVIIGSVKSIETANNDLSDVLIEVAPEQAQGVPANVTARTVPSNLFGVNSVELIAPPDPKGHLSNGSKITADESKETIALQTVQNDLRELFVAVPPEEIGRVLGTIADALRGGGNVFSAFVGTLNQYWQQINAQFPDGAPPGFDNFNRAMQGIEQSTPQLLDTMGRAVIPSITIIERQRDLASTLTAAQSMIDRIQELFARNGDSGIQIVQNLNTMTGAVAVDSEALPGGIRALNQLAGKVLTVFTGTNGKPQLNIGVSLSPFLQYNRQNCPVYNGGEYGITRGPGCTGPGTGIGPTNSGPLVVRPAGADTETNTDESSLPRPVTTGSDNETLRAALDREPSAADTLMLGPLVQSVRVQQNTGGEG encoded by the coding sequence ATGTTCGTCGACACCACCGGACGCAATCCGTCTGTGACCCAGTACTTTCTGCGCGGCGTCGCATTTGTCGTGGCGCTCGTGCTGATCCTTTTTGTCCTCATGCTCAGGCACCAGGGCACTTTTGAGGAAAAACTCGAGGTGACCGCGACTCTTGACGATGTGGGCGACGGTCTGACGAGTCAGGCGGACGTGCGGTACAACGGTGTCATCATCGGCAGCGTCAAGTCGATCGAGACCGCGAACAACGACCTGTCCGACGTCCTCATCGAGGTGGCCCCCGAGCAGGCGCAGGGCGTACCCGCCAACGTGACGGCACGAACGGTGCCCAGCAACCTGTTCGGCGTCAACTCGGTGGAACTCATCGCACCACCTGATCCCAAGGGGCACCTGTCGAACGGGAGCAAGATCACCGCGGACGAGTCCAAGGAGACCATCGCCCTGCAGACGGTGCAGAACGATCTACGCGAGCTCTTCGTCGCCGTCCCGCCGGAGGAGATCGGTCGCGTCCTCGGGACCATCGCCGATGCGCTGCGCGGCGGAGGAAACGTGTTCTCCGCCTTCGTGGGCACGCTCAACCAGTACTGGCAGCAGATCAATGCCCAATTCCCCGATGGCGCACCTCCCGGATTCGACAATTTCAACCGGGCCATGCAGGGGATCGAGCAATCGACACCTCAACTACTCGACACCATGGGGCGTGCGGTGATCCCGTCCATCACGATCATCGAACGCCAACGCGACCTCGCGAGCACGCTCACCGCGGCCCAGTCGATGATCGACCGCATCCAGGAGTTGTTCGCGCGCAACGGTGATTCGGGCATACAGATCGTGCAGAACCTGAACACGATGACCGGCGCGGTGGCCGTGGACTCGGAGGCGCTCCCAGGCGGTATCCGGGCACTCAACCAGCTGGCCGGCAAGGTCCTGACCGTTTTCACCGGAACCAACGGGAAGCCGCAGTTGAACATCGGCGTGAGCCTGAGCCCGTTCTTGCAGTACAACCGCCAGAACTGCCCCGTGTACAACGGCGGTGAGTACGGCATCACCCGGGGACCGGGATGTACCGGACCCGGGACCGGCATCGGACCGACGAACTCCGGCCCCCTCGTGGTGCGGCCCGCCGGAGCTGACACCGAGACGAACACCGACGAATCCTCCCTTCCCAGGCCGGTCACAACGGGCTCCGACAATGAGACGCTGCGCGCTGCACTCGATCGCGAACCCTCGGCAGCTGACACGCTGATGCTCGGCCCGCTGGTCCAGTCGGTGCGGGTGCAGCAGAACACCGGCGGGGAGGGCTGA